One genomic region from Entelurus aequoreus isolate RoL-2023_Sb linkage group LG14, RoL_Eaeq_v1.1, whole genome shotgun sequence encodes:
- the LOC133665091 gene encoding zinc finger protein 345-like: MSDMEFSVPLSSLALLVPPLRLMSAGMWEVVRQRNIKHYGKLEEFVSMVTDAVPDLMSKREGRLLSLGLRARTTLELLRSEHPEDLKAVETHLNRIRSSCIEETNDPVIEAPEANFMKLVQGLIEDTDGREHFLKNVFPVEYGPDFDTALETLVCEFFTRLEELLPIPDFKQTASWLSAAPSVLEEYMQCVSNGDDLKFLLQSKQCHGKLAKNTVAPFQSDDLLIPSLSLPPSLEVAIASHPSACDDVSNVPQIVMFDEEMSTNPSTSTDFPDSPKRETDMSPSPCRGQQSGTHKCPECGKCFKHHSVLAEHQRVHSGLQPYNCSECGRAFRTATLLAGHRLRKCKNAAYLCIKCGNSFPTSLDKFRHHCPKRGRSYDCVHCRKTFQKSSSLKEHLLTHVQSRLFKCSHCGEGFAGIGDLKYHQQVDHDKPYQCKQCRKSFISSKCLVKHQQRHDEFGETEAAKLLSRGKHRKSGGAHRISSLSLSISSRKLTIKSAYPRGRVTHNCPLCGRSFKYRFEFLEHQRFHTAVKPYKCSQCGKAFRTETHLSGHRKRKCKNAAHVCTKCGCQFRSLHERVRHQCVQLLTKYECSHCGKAFKMAHLLRNHQMTEHQLPYSPNHRFRCRYCDETFPGISELKYHQRVDHEKPYQCQECGKCFLSEKCLSNHELRHNDDRPESCLVCGRGFRNRYDLKQHMRTHTGERPYQCTHCAQCFSTAGGLRSHTRVHTGEKPHVCPDCGKAFSQMGAMRTHRLTHTGERPFKCTVCGKGFTMAHKVTVHMRVHTGERPYVCSQCGKAFSDGSVLKQHMLNHSGVRPFHCQICPKTYTCLNHLRRHLKSHSSIN, from the exons ATGAGCGACATGG AATTTAGTGTTCCCCTGTCATCACTGGCCCTCCTGGTGCCACCACTGCGGCTGATGTCAGCTGGGATGTGGGAAGTGGTTCGCCAGAGGAACATTAAGCACTATGGGAAGCTGGAAGAGTTCGTATCCATGGTTACGGATGCGGTTCCTGACCTCATGAGCAAGAGAGAGGGGAGACTGTTGTCGCTCGGCCTGAGGGCCAGG ACCACTCTGGAATTGTTGCGTTCTGAGCATCCCGAAGATCTGAAAGCTGTTGAGACTCACCTTAACAGGATCCGATCTTCTTGCATCGAGGAG ACGAATGATCCTGTGATTGAAGCACCCGAGGCTAACTTCATGAAGCTAGTACAGGGCCTCATTGAAGACACGGATGGAAGAGAACATTTCCTCAAG AACGTGTTTCCGGTGGAGTACGGTCCTGACTTTGACACAGCACTGGAGACACTGGTTTGTGAATTCTTTACCAGACTGGAGGAGCTCCTGCCAATACCAGATTTCAAGCAG ACTGCATCTTGGCTCAGTGCTGCCCCCTCCGTGCTTGAGGAGTACATGCAGTGTGTATCCAACGGAGATGACCTCAAATTTCTTCTCCAGAGCAAGCAGTGTCACGGAAAATTGGCCAAAAATACTGTCG CTCCATTTCAGTCAGATGATCTTCTCATCCCCTCGCTGTCTCTGCCCCCCTCCCTGGAAGTGGCCATTGCGTCCCATCCGAGTGCTTGTGATGACGTCAGCAACGTTCCTCAGATAGTCATGTTTGACGAAGAGATGTCCACGAACCCTTCCACGTCCACCGACTTCCCGGATTCGCCAAAAAGAGAAACAGACATGTCGCCGTCTCCCTGCCGCGGACAGCAGTCCGGAACGCACAAGTGTCCCGAGTGTGGCAAATGCTTCAAGCATCACTCGGTCCTGGCGGAGCACCAGCGAGTCCACAGCGGTCTGCAGCCGTACAACTGCTCAGAGTGCGGGCGGGCTTTCAGGACGGCCACGCTGCTCGCCGGCCACCGGCTGCGCAAATGCAAGAACGCCGCGTACCTGTGCATAAAATGCGGCAACAGTTTCCCCACCTCTCTGGACAAATTCCGACACCACTGTCCGAAACGGGGCCGCAGCTACGACTGCGTGCACTGCCGGAAGACTTTCCAGAAGTCCAGCAGCCTAAAGGAGCACCTTCTCACGCACGTCCAGAGCCGTCTTTTCAAGTGCAGCCACTGCGGCGAAGGTTTTGCGGGCATCGGCGACCTGAAGTACCATCAGCAGGTGGATCACGACAAACCCTATCAGTGCAAGCAATGTCGGAAGAGCTTCATCTCCTCCAAGTGTCTGGTGAAGCATCAACAACGCCACGATGAGTTCGGCGAAACGGAGGCAGCCAAGTTACTGAGTAGAGGTAAACACAGGAAAAGCGGCGGCGCCCATCGGATTTCCTCGTTGTCTCTGTCGATCTCCTCAAGGAAACTGACCATCAAATCGGCCTACCCTCGGGGACGAGTCACCCACAACTGTCCGCTCTGCGGAAGGAGCTTCAAGTACCGGTTCGAGTTTCTCGAGCACCAGAGGTTCCACACGGCCGTGAAGCCCTACAAGTGCTCGCAGTGCGGCAAAGCCTTCCGCACCGAGACTCACCTCTCGGGACACAGGAAGAGGAAGTGCAAGAACGCCGCCCACGTTTGCACCAAGTGCGGCTGCCAGTTCCGATCCTTGCACGAGCGCGTCCGGCACCAGTGTGTGCAGTTGCTGACCAAATACGAATGCTCGCACTGCGGGAAGGCCTTCAAGATGGCCCACCTGCTGAGGAACCATCAGATGACTGAGCACCAGCTTCCCTACAGCCCCAACCACCGCTTCAGGTGCCGGTACTGCGACGAGACGTTTCCCGGGATCAGCGAGCTCAAGTACCATCAACGCGTCGACCACGAGAAGCCGTACCAGTGCCAGGAGTGCGGCAAGTGCTTCCTGTCCGAAAAGTGCTTGTCCAACCACGAGCTGCGCCACAACGACGACCGGCCGGAGAGCTGCCTGGTGTGCGGCCGCGGCTTCCGGAACCGCTACGACCTGAAGCAGCACATGCGCACTCACACGGGGGAGCGTCCTTACCAGTGCACGCACTGCGCCCAGTGCTTCTCCACGGCGGGGGGCCTGAGGAGCCACACCCGGGTCCACACCGGCGAGAAGCCCCACGTCTGCCCGGACTGCGGCAAGGCCTTCTCGCAGATGGGCGCTATGCGCACCCACAGGCTCACGCACACCGGCGAGAGGCCGTTCAAGTGCACGGTGTGCGGCAAGGGCTTCACCATGGCCCACAAGGTGACCGTGCACATGCGCGTCCACACCGGGGAGCGGCCGTACGTGTGCTCCCAGTGCGGGAAAGCCTTCTCGGACGGCAGCGTACTCAAGCAGCACATGCTCAACCACTCGGGGGTGAGGCCGTTCCACTGCCAGATCTGTCCTAAAACGTACACTTGCCTGAACCACCTCCGGCGGCACCTGAAAAGCCACTCCAGCATCAACTGA